In Rhodanobacter humi, the genomic stretch GGACGCGATGAAACGCTGGTTGCTCCTGGGGTTTTCCGGCCTGCTGCTGGGCGCCGCCGCCGGCGCGATGGCCGACGAAGGCATGTGGACGCTGGACCACCTGCCGACGAAGCAGCTGCAGCAACGCTACGGCTTCACGCCCACGCCGCAGTGGATCGACCTGATCCAGCACGCGGCGGTGCGGCTGGCCGAGGGCTGCTCCGGCTCCTTCGTCTCCGCCGACGGCCTGGTGATGACCAACCATCACTGCGCCAACGCCTGCCTGTCCCAGCTCTCCGGCAGCGGCCACAACTACATGGCCGACGGCTACGTGGCGATGAAGCCCGAGGACGAGCCGAAGTGCCCCGACGTCGAGCTCAACCAGCTCGACTCGATCACCGACGTCACCGCCAGGGTGAACGCGGCGACGAACGGCAAGACCGGCGCCGAGCGCATCAAGGCCGAGCGCGCGATCGACAGCCAGCTGGAAGAACAATGCGTGGCCGGCGACGCAAAGAGCTGGCGCTGCGACGTGATCTCGCTGTACCACGGCGGCCGCTACGCGCTGTACAAGTACCGCCGCTACCAGGACGTGCGCCTAGTGTTCGCACCCGAGCAGAGCATCGCGTTCTTCGGCGGCGACCCGGACAACTTCAACTTCCCGCGCTACGACCTCGACGTCACCTTCTTCCGCGCTTGGGTGGACGGCAAGCCGGCGAAGACGCCGCAGTTCCTGAAGTTCGACCCGCACGGCCCGAAGGCCGGCGAGCTCACCTTCGTGGTGGGCAATCCCGGCTCCACCCAGCGCGAGACGCCGTGGATCCAGCTGGCGGCCATGCGCGACGACACGCTGATCCCGCTGTACGGCTACCTGTCCGACCTGCGCGGCGTGCTGTGGCAGTACGGCCGCGCCGGCACGCAGCAGGCCAAGGAAGCGCAGGACATGCAGTTCGGCATCGAGAACACGCTGAAGGTGTTCAAGGGCTGGCTGGCCACGCTCACCAACGAAGGCTTCATCACGCACAAGCAGAAGTCGGACGCCGCGCTGCGCGACTGGATCGCCGCCGACCCGGCCCGCCGCGCGAAGTACGGCGACCCGTGGGCGGAACTGGCCAAGGCCCAGCAGCGCGGCAAGGAGCTGCAGAACCGTTACCTGATGATCGCCGGTGGCCGCGGCTTCGGCGTGGGCACCCAGCTGTTCGCCGACGCGATGACCCTGGTGCGCGGCGCGGCCCAGCGCGCCAAGCCCGACACCGAACGCCTGCCG encodes the following:
- a CDS encoding S46 family peptidase; its protein translation is MKRWLLLGFSGLLLGAAAGAMADEGMWTLDHLPTKQLQQRYGFTPTPQWIDLIQHAAVRLAEGCSGSFVSADGLVMTNHHCANACLSQLSGSGHNYMADGYVAMKPEDEPKCPDVELNQLDSITDVTARVNAATNGKTGAERIKAERAIDSQLEEQCVAGDAKSWRCDVISLYHGGRYALYKYRRYQDVRLVFAPEQSIAFFGGDPDNFNFPRYDLDVTFFRAWVDGKPAKTPQFLKFDPHGPKAGELTFVVGNPGSTQRETPWIQLAAMRDDTLIPLYGYLSDLRGVLWQYGRAGTQQAKEAQDMQFGIENTLKVFKGWLATLTNEGFITHKQKSDAALRDWIAADPARRAKYGDPWAELAKAQQRGKELQNRYLMIAGGRGFGVGTQLFADAMTLVRGAAQRAKPDTERLPQFRNANLPAVEQSLEAKVPVYPEYERTMMAWSMEKMRQILGADDAFVHATLGRQSPDELAKSLVDGTKLADPALRKQLWDGGEKAIEASTDPMIVFARKIEPTATKLRKQYEGEVQAPTTKAGEAIAQARFAREGTSNYPDATFTLRLSYGKVVGWKEGDHQVPPFTDFAGTYRRATGADPFKLPDSWIKAKDSLDLSTPFDFVTDNDIIGGNSGSPVIDRDGHAVGLIFDGNIHSIGGDFVYDGSNNRAVAVDTAALMEAVRKVYKLPRLADELANGHL